One genomic segment of Apostichopus japonicus isolate 1M-3 chromosome 23, ASM3797524v1, whole genome shotgun sequence includes these proteins:
- the LOC139964717 gene encoding uncharacterized protein yields MARINSFLPHILLLMSVYTATMMKAEPLIRSSKERSPLQGDDIMDDIDNPNLYSDYHQGLDVIETLNPDNEVNAALFGYLKIMSDEKPVSGSIYIRWGRDECPTTANKVYSGLAAAPDRLAKGGGSNYLCLPETPEYNNNSQSGKQERRSYIYTVKYRDDFPPLDPLAEHDIPCAVCESIGRNTMLMIPARLSCPSSEWNLEYSGFLMAERETHSRVQYVCLDGNPTIRNDTDQRVTGNGNPTTRNNQRVKFAAMHPVEGVCVSTGGLPCGIYKDRFELACTVCTK; encoded by the exons ATGGCTAGAATTAATAGTTTTCTACCACATATCCTACTGTTGATGTCTGTGTACACCGCGACAATGATGAAAGCGGAGCCACTGATTCGCAGTTCCAAGGAGCGTTCACCTTTACAAGGGGATGATATCATGGACGACATAGATAACCCAAATCTCTATAGTGACTACCATCAGGGACTTGATGTTATCGAAACTCTCAACCCTGACAACGAAGTCAATGCGGCTCTGTTCGGTTACCTTAAGATTATGAGCGATGAAAAACCAG tATCTGGCAGTATCTACATTCGCTGGGGCCGTGACGAGTGTCCAACCACCGCTAATAAAGTATACAGTGGTCTAGCTGCGGCGCCAGATCGTCTTGCTAAGGGAGGAGGCAGTAACTACCTGTGCCTCCCAGAAACACCTGAATACAACAACAATTCACAGTCTGgtaaacaagaaagaagaagCTATATCTATACTGTGAAATACAGGGATGATTTCCCGCCACTAGATCCATTAGCAGAGCACGATATTCCTTGTGCAGTATGTGAGTCTATCGGTCGAAATACTATGCTCATGATCCCTGCTCGTTTATCTTGTCCGTCGAGTGAATGGAACCTCGAATACAGTGGGTTCTTAATGGCTGAGCGAGAAACACATTCTCGTGTTCAGTACGTATGCCTTGACGGAAACCCCACCATTAGAAATGATACAGATCAACGGGTAACCGGTAACGGAAACCCCACCACTAGAAATAATCAACGGGTAAAGTTTGCAGCTATGCACCCTGTCGAAGGTGTGTGCGTTTCTACCGGAGGTTTGCCCTGTGGTATTTATAAAGACCGATTCGAATTGGCATGCACAGTTTGCACCAAGTAA